Proteins encoded in a region of the Pseudomonas denitrificans (nom. rej.) genome:
- a CDS encoding helix-turn-helix transcriptional regulator, which yields MSAREQAWQGELWLGADFCLVAGTTGHARPHAHYAHQLLMACEGEVNALIDEQPQQAALLVIASNQRHAILDSDQRAVTLFAEPLAFELAELERLCRQVGPDLQGLASGLRELPRRQLDPRLEKALQRIRALDEGALPAQALAEAASLSLSQLERLFSGTLGLSVRRLVLWQRLRQALRLAMAGDSLTTAAITAGFADSAHFSRSVRSQFGIRADLTLRQLKLRLLD from the coding sequence ATGAGCGCTCGTGAGCAGGCCTGGCAGGGCGAGCTCTGGCTGGGCGCGGACTTCTGCCTCGTGGCCGGCACCACCGGCCATGCGCGTCCCCACGCCCACTACGCGCACCAGTTGCTGATGGCCTGCGAAGGTGAAGTGAACGCGCTGATCGACGAGCAGCCGCAGCAGGCTGCGCTGCTGGTGATCGCCTCCAACCAGCGCCACGCGATCCTCGACAGCGACCAGCGCGCCGTCACCCTGTTCGCCGAGCCGCTGGCGTTCGAGCTGGCCGAGCTGGAGCGGCTTTGCCGGCAGGTCGGGCCGGACCTTCAAGGACTTGCATCAGGCCTGCGCGAACTGCCGCGCCGACAGCTCGACCCACGCCTGGAGAAAGCCCTGCAACGCATCCGCGCGCTGGACGAAGGCGCCCTGCCCGCCCAGGCGCTGGCCGAGGCAGCCTCGCTCTCGCTGAGCCAGCTGGAACGGCTGTTCAGCGGCACACTGGGCCTGTCGGTGCGCCGGCTGGTGCTCTGGCAACGGCTGCGCCAGGCACTGCGGCTGGCCATGGCCGGCGACAGCCTGACCACGGCTGCCATCACGGCCGGCTTTGCCGATTCCGCGCACTTCTCCCGCAGCGTGCGCAGCCAGTTCGGCATCCGCGCCGACCTGACACTGCGCCAGCTGAAGCTGCGCCTACTCGACTAG
- a CDS encoding SDR family oxidoreductase produces MLKGKTALITGGSSGIGLATARLLLDNGARVAITGRDTARLAAARKELGADLLTLACDVRSREQLQEMAGEVRNAFGALDIFFANAGVAYGTPLASTTEEQYDGLMDINLKGLFFSVQAVEPILRNGGSIILNTPWLNQVGTPGRALLSASKAAVRSLARTLSAELLERQIRVNAVSPGAIETPIHRSPGQTEEDFRAYAERVGRQAPIGRMGRPEEIAAAVLFLASDASSYMLGAEILVDGGRAEL; encoded by the coding sequence ATGCTCAAAGGCAAGACAGCCCTCATCACCGGCGGCAGTTCCGGCATCGGCCTCGCTACGGCCCGCCTGCTCCTCGACAACGGCGCCCGCGTCGCCATCACCGGACGCGACACCGCAAGGCTGGCCGCCGCCCGCAAGGAGCTCGGTGCCGACCTGCTTACCCTGGCCTGCGACGTGCGCTCGCGCGAGCAGTTGCAGGAGATGGCCGGCGAAGTCCGCAATGCCTTCGGCGCCCTGGACATCTTCTTCGCCAACGCCGGCGTCGCCTACGGGACGCCGTTGGCGAGCACCACCGAAGAGCAGTACGACGGCCTGATGGACATCAACCTGAAGGGCCTGTTCTTCTCCGTGCAAGCCGTGGAGCCGATCCTGCGCAACGGCGGCTCGATCATCCTCAATACCCCCTGGCTCAACCAGGTGGGCACGCCCGGCCGCGCCCTGCTGTCGGCATCCAAGGCAGCGGTGCGCTCGCTGGCCCGCACACTGTCGGCGGAACTGCTGGAGCGGCAGATCCGCGTCAACGCGGTCAGCCCCGGCGCCATCGAAACGCCAATCCACCGCAGTCCGGGGCAGACCGAAGAGGACTTCCGCGCATACGCCGAGCGTGTCGGCCGCCAGGCGCCAATCGGACGCATGGGGCGCCCCGAGGAAATCGCCGCCGCGGTGCTGTTCCTCGCCAGCGATGCCTCCAGTTACATGCTCGGCGCGGAAATCCTCGTCGATGGCGGCAGGGCCGAGCTGTGA
- a CDS encoding sterol desaturase family protein has translation MRYLYAPAFFFGFIGLALYLVGEGVALLCLPALLPLAILLAFLAERLWPFRSGWNESHGDGARDLIHALVNETLNALGIAAIPLMALWLPHFGLWPTDWPLALQLLAALLIADLGITLVHYASHRSPLLWRLHAVHHSVTRMYGFNGLMKHPLHQMLEALGGTLPLLLLGVPVEVAALLAFAIAIQLLLQHSNVDMRIGALRHLFAWAPLHRLHHLKYGTAGDVNFALFFSFWDRLLGTALHLPDYALEEDDLGIGDRPDYPVAYFDQLAEPFRRIDTTHSPAPLPTELRRLLVE, from the coding sequence ATGCGATACCTCTATGCCCCCGCATTCTTCTTCGGCTTCATCGGCCTGGCCCTGTACCTGGTCGGTGAAGGCGTCGCGCTGCTGTGCCTACCGGCGCTGTTGCCGCTGGCGATCCTGCTGGCCTTCCTCGCCGAGCGACTCTGGCCCTTTCGATCGGGCTGGAATGAGAGCCACGGCGACGGCGCCCGCGACCTCATCCACGCGCTGGTCAATGAGACGCTGAATGCGCTGGGCATTGCGGCGATTCCGTTGATGGCCCTGTGGCTGCCGCATTTCGGGCTGTGGCCAACGGATTGGCCGCTGGCGCTGCAATTGCTGGCGGCGCTGCTGATCGCCGATCTGGGCATCACCCTGGTGCACTACGCCAGCCACCGTTCGCCGCTGTTATGGCGCCTGCATGCGGTGCACCACAGCGTCACGCGCATGTATGGCTTCAACGGGCTGATGAAGCATCCGCTGCACCAGATGCTCGAAGCCCTCGGCGGCACGCTGCCGCTCCTGTTGCTGGGTGTTCCCGTGGAGGTCGCGGCGCTGCTGGCGTTCGCCATCGCTATCCAGCTGTTGCTGCAGCACAGCAACGTGGACATGCGCATCGGTGCTCTGCGCCACCTGTTCGCCTGGGCGCCGCTGCATCGCCTGCACCACTTGAAATACGGCACGGCGGGGGACGTGAATTTCGCGCTGTTCTTCAGCTTCTGGGATCGCCTGCTGGGCACTGCGTTGCATCTGCCTGACTATGCGCTGGAGGAGGATGACCTGGGCATCGGCGACCGCCCTGACTACCCGGTGGCTTACTTCGATCAGCTGGCCGAGCCGTTTCGTCGCATCGATACAACGCACTCCCCGGCACCGTTGCCGACGGAATTGCGTCGCCTGCTAGTCGAGTAG
- a CDS encoding LysR family transcriptional regulator: MDLFDSRQADELATLLALAEHGSFAAAGRALQRHPSVLSKRLGALEQRLGVRLVERTTRQLRFTDEGLRLVECLRQAASLIAEAQDQATRSAAQVQGRLKLAVPAAMGRLWLSPILSRFVLAHPQVTLEVEYSERFVDLVAEGFDAAIRIGELADSRLLARRLCDLRRILCAAPDYLERHGTPRAPAELATHNCLGFTGLHTWPDWKLANGNRQQTVRVSGNLHSNDNEALLSAARLGVGILAGGEWLMKHDLDAGRLVRVLPGWQLDASAGIYFVRPSARYSSATSEVFKAWIEVQFADGAPWEIGPDTQPSPPR, encoded by the coding sequence ATGGATCTGTTCGATAGTCGCCAGGCCGACGAACTCGCCACCCTCCTGGCGCTGGCCGAGCACGGCTCCTTCGCCGCCGCCGGCCGCGCCCTGCAACGCCACCCATCGGTGTTGTCCAAACGCCTCGGCGCGCTGGAGCAACGCCTGGGCGTGCGGCTGGTGGAGCGCACCACCCGCCAGCTGCGCTTCACCGACGAAGGCCTGCGCCTGGTGGAGTGCCTGCGCCAGGCCGCCAGCCTGATCGCCGAGGCCCAGGACCAGGCCACCCGCAGCGCGGCGCAGGTTCAGGGCCGCCTGAAACTCGCCGTGCCGGCCGCCATGGGCCGGCTCTGGCTGAGCCCGATCCTCTCGCGTTTCGTCCTCGCTCACCCGCAGGTGACGCTGGAAGTGGAGTACTCGGAGCGCTTCGTCGACCTCGTCGCCGAAGGCTTCGACGCCGCCATCCGCATCGGCGAACTGGCCGACAGCCGCCTGCTGGCCCGCCGGCTCTGCGACCTGCGGCGCATCCTCTGCGCCGCCCCCGACTACCTGGAGCGCCACGGCACCCCGCGAGCGCCGGCTGAGCTGGCCACCCACAATTGCCTGGGTTTCACCGGCCTGCACACCTGGCCGGACTGGAAGCTGGCCAACGGCAACCGGCAGCAGACCGTTCGCGTCAGCGGCAACCTGCACAGCAACGACAACGAGGCCCTGCTCTCGGCAGCGCGCCTGGGCGTGGGCATCCTCGCCGGCGGCGAATGGCTGATGAAGCACGACCTCGACGCCGGCCGCCTGGTGCGGGTGCTGCCGGGCTGGCAACTGGACGCCTCTGCCGGCATCTACTTCGTGCGCCCTTCGGCGCGCTACAGCTCGGCGACCAGCGAAGTGTTCAAGGCATGGATCGAGGTGCAGTTCGCCGACGGTGCGCCATGGGAGATCGGGCCGGACACCCAGCCCTCGCCCCCGCGATAA
- a CDS encoding c-type cytochrome yields MKALFIGLTGILSLAQLAPALADNLNGKNLFTQRCAVCHGADIKATGPLARKSNPPTPDLTTPAFRKRLSDYPGVIVSSVVLRPNGSLIPRTLRENGVKLPPHVWSIDDLRDLNQYMVGVISKSR; encoded by the coding sequence GTGAAAGCATTGTTCATCGGTCTGACCGGGATTCTGTCGCTCGCGCAGTTAGCGCCAGCCCTGGCGGATAACCTCAACGGCAAGAACCTCTTCACCCAGCGCTGCGCGGTTTGCCACGGCGCGGACATCAAGGCGACCGGGCCGCTGGCCCGCAAGAGCAACCCGCCGACGCCCGATCTCACGACGCCCGCTTTCAGGAAGCGCCTGAGTGACTATCCGGGCGTCATCGTGTCTTCGGTGGTGTTGCGCCCCAACGGCAGCCTGATCCCCCGGACCCTGCGCGAGAATGGCGTGAAGCTGCCGCCGCACGTCTGGAGCATCGATGACCTGCGCGATCTGAACCAGTACATGGTCGGGGTGATTTCCAAGAGTCGCTGA
- a CDS encoding SDR family NAD(P)-dependent oxidoreductase, with the protein MNSFSNKVAIITGGGSGIGKEVARRLVEAGASVVIGGRDGVKLNTAAREIDPSGQRVRTLAGSIADPATAQALVDLAQREFGGVDVLINNAGIFTPKPFLEVSPQEYDAFLDTILKGKFFMAQAAAKAMLQRGGGAIVQTGSLWAIQAIGATPSAAYSAANAGVHALTRNLAIELAGSNIRINTVAPAVVETPVYGSFMDAEQVRQVLPTFNAFHPLGRNGQPGDVAAAILFLASDEASWITGTVLPVDGGVTAGRQ; encoded by the coding sequence ATGAATAGTTTTTCTAACAAGGTTGCCATCATCACCGGCGGCGGCTCGGGCATCGGCAAGGAAGTCGCGCGGCGACTGGTCGAGGCCGGCGCCAGCGTCGTCATCGGCGGCCGCGACGGCGTCAAGCTCAATACAGCGGCCCGCGAGATCGACCCCAGCGGCCAGCGTGTGCGCACCCTCGCCGGCAGCATCGCCGACCCGGCCACCGCCCAGGCGCTGGTCGACCTGGCGCAACGCGAATTCGGCGGCGTCGACGTCCTCATCAACAACGCCGGCATCTTCACGCCCAAGCCGTTCCTGGAGGTCAGCCCGCAGGAGTACGACGCCTTCCTCGATACCATCCTCAAGGGCAAGTTCTTCATGGCCCAGGCAGCGGCCAAAGCCATGCTCCAGCGCGGCGGCGGCGCCATCGTGCAAACCGGCTCGCTGTGGGCCATCCAGGCCATCGGCGCCACGCCGTCGGCGGCCTACTCCGCCGCCAATGCCGGCGTGCATGCGCTGACCCGTAACCTGGCCATCGAACTGGCCGGCTCGAACATCCGCATCAACACCGTGGCCCCTGCCGTAGTGGAGACCCCTGTCTACGGCAGCTTCATGGACGCCGAGCAGGTCAGGCAGGTGCTGCCGACCTTCAACGCCTTCCACCCGCTGGGCCGCAACGGCCAGCCGGGCGACGTGGCGGCGGCGATCCTGTTCCTCGCCTCCGATGAGGCCTCGTGGATTACCGGCACCGTGCTGCCGGTGGATGGCGGCGTGACCGCCGGACGTCAATGA
- a CDS encoding quinone oxidoreductase family protein — MPTRVSLQAFGGPEVLRFEQSPVQQPGPGEVWLEQAAIGVNPLDLSQRSGAVKVPLPSSLGLEGAGTVAALGAGVTNVQIGDRVAYATGPLGAYASARLYPAERLVKLPDCVSFEDAAAVLFKGITAQYLLKSTWPVGPGSRVLIYGAAGALGQLMVPWARHLGAFVIGVVSKPQSVERARAAGCNEVLVFDAATLADQVREITDGHKVDVVYDPIGRATFEASLDCLRPRGLLVSFGIASGAPPAVEVATLNAKGSLFLTRPSLAAHTASAEEYQQRAKDVLQAVADGIIQPRVWRRYPLAEVARAHADLHEGRSEGTLVLTP; from the coding sequence ATGCCCACCCGCGTATCACTGCAAGCCTTCGGCGGCCCGGAAGTCCTCCGCTTCGAACAGTCCCCGGTGCAACAACCCGGCCCCGGCGAAGTGTGGCTGGAACAGGCCGCCATCGGCGTCAATCCACTGGACCTGAGCCAGCGCTCCGGCGCGGTGAAGGTGCCGCTGCCCTCCTCGCTCGGCCTGGAAGGCGCCGGTACCGTGGCCGCCCTCGGCGCAGGTGTGACCAACGTGCAGATCGGCGACCGCGTCGCCTACGCCACCGGGCCGCTCGGCGCCTATGCCAGCGCCCGCCTGTACCCGGCGGAGCGCCTGGTGAAGCTACCGGACTGCGTCAGCTTCGAGGACGCCGCCGCCGTGCTGTTCAAGGGCATCACCGCGCAATACCTGCTCAAGTCCACCTGGCCGGTCGGCCCCGGCTCCCGCGTCCTGATCTATGGCGCCGCCGGCGCGCTGGGGCAACTGATGGTGCCCTGGGCCAGGCACCTGGGCGCCTTCGTCATCGGTGTGGTGTCGAAGCCGCAGAGCGTCGAACGCGCCCGCGCCGCCGGCTGCAATGAAGTGCTGGTGTTCGATGCCGCGACGCTCGCCGATCAGGTCCGCGAGATCACCGACGGGCACAAGGTCGACGTGGTCTACGACCCCATTGGCCGCGCCACTTTCGAAGCCTCGCTGGACTGCCTGCGCCCGCGCGGCCTGCTGGTGAGCTTCGGCATCGCCTCCGGCGCGCCGCCGGCCGTGGAAGTCGCCACGCTGAACGCCAAGGGCTCGCTGTTCCTCACCCGCCCCTCGCTCGCCGCGCACACCGCCTCTGCCGAGGAATACCAGCAGCGTGCAAAGGACGTCCTGCAGGCCGTCGCGGACGGTATCATCCAGCCTCGCGTGTGGCGTCGTTACCCGCTGGCGGAAGTCGCCCGGGCCCACGCCGACCTGCACGAAGGCCGCTCCGAAGGGACCCTCGTACTCACGCCATGA
- a CDS encoding cupin domain-containing protein: MIPERLHDDLSQRAIRHGAAQPWIASPQPGVERLPLYRVGGERARATSLVRYAPGSRFPGHGHPGGEEFLVLQGTFEDEHGRYPGGTYVRNPPGSRHSPGSTEGCVIFVRLRQFPDHDHEQVVVPTLPGHGQPLFESDDERVWLQVIEPGGHWRHANPRGLEVLVLQGWMTLSELRLHPLSWMRLPPGMELAGVAGNRGACLWVKDAAPDLGF, from the coding sequence GTGATTCCCGAACGCCTCCACGACGACCTGTCGCAACGGGCGATCCGCCACGGCGCCGCCCAGCCCTGGATCGCCTCCCCGCAGCCCGGCGTGGAGCGGCTGCCGCTCTATCGCGTGGGCGGCGAGCGTGCCCGTGCCACCAGTCTGGTGCGATACGCACCGGGCAGCCGCTTCCCTGGCCACGGCCATCCTGGCGGCGAGGAATTCCTCGTGCTGCAAGGGACCTTCGAGGACGAGCACGGCCGCTACCCGGGCGGCACCTATGTGCGTAACCCGCCCGGCAGCCGGCACTCGCCGGGCTCGACCGAGGGCTGTGTAATCTTCGTCCGCTTGCGGCAATTCCCCGACCATGACCACGAACAGGTCGTCGTGCCGACGCTACCAGGCCATGGCCAGCCGCTGTTCGAAAGTGACGATGAGCGGGTCTGGCTGCAGGTCATCGAACCCGGTGGCCACTGGCGACACGCCAATCCACGTGGGCTGGAAGTACTGGTCCTGCAGGGCTGGATGACGCTCAGCGAGCTGCGGCTGCATCCCCTGAGCTGGATGCGCCTGCCACCCGGCATGGAGCTGGCCGGCGTGGCGGGCAACCGGGGCGCCTGCCTGTGGGTGAAGGACGCGGCGCCCGACCTAGGCTTCTGA
- a CDS encoding zinc-dependent alcohol dehydrogenase family protein: MARIVRIHQYGDASVLKLEAVDVPAPAADEVQIAVKAIGLNRAEVMFRNHAYLQEAEFPSRLGYEAAGVVSALGSSVKAVAVGDAVSLIPPLDIARWGTYGEVANVPAHLVVKHPQNLSFEQAAASWMQYVTAWGALVEQAKLSRGEFVLVTAASSSVGLAAFQIARMVGATSIAVTRTQAKKQALLEAGASHVIVSDDEDIVEQVMALTGGQGARVVFDPIGGPGFEVLTQAMARGGILLEYGALSPEPTPFPLFTVLGKSLTLKGYLYAEIVADPAALERAKAFIVKGLESGALSPVIARTFPLEQIQDAHRFLEANQQVGKIVVTV; encoded by the coding sequence ATGGCCCGCATTGTCAGAATCCACCAATACGGTGACGCCAGCGTCCTGAAGCTGGAGGCGGTGGACGTGCCCGCCCCGGCAGCGGACGAGGTGCAGATCGCGGTCAAGGCCATCGGCCTGAACCGCGCCGAAGTGATGTTCCGCAACCACGCCTACCTGCAGGAAGCCGAGTTCCCCAGCCGCCTGGGCTACGAGGCGGCCGGTGTGGTGAGTGCGTTGGGCAGCTCCGTGAAGGCGGTCGCGGTGGGCGATGCAGTGAGCCTGATCCCGCCGCTGGATATCGCCCGCTGGGGCACCTACGGAGAAGTGGCCAACGTGCCGGCGCACCTGGTGGTGAAGCATCCGCAGAACCTCAGTTTCGAACAGGCTGCAGCGTCCTGGATGCAGTACGTCACTGCCTGGGGCGCGCTGGTGGAGCAGGCGAAGCTGTCCCGGGGCGAGTTCGTGCTGGTCACGGCGGCATCCAGCAGCGTCGGTCTCGCAGCGTTCCAGATCGCCCGCATGGTCGGCGCCACCTCGATTGCCGTGACCCGCACCCAGGCCAAGAAGCAGGCATTGCTGGAAGCTGGCGCCAGTCATGTGATCGTCAGTGACGACGAGGACATCGTCGAGCAGGTGATGGCGCTGACCGGAGGGCAGGGCGCGCGCGTGGTGTTCGACCCGATCGGCGGCCCCGGCTTCGAGGTGCTCACCCAGGCCATGGCGCGGGGCGGCATCCTCCTCGAGTACGGCGCGCTGAGCCCGGAACCGACGCCTTTCCCGCTGTTCACCGTGCTGGGCAAGAGCCTGACGCTGAAGGGCTACCTCTACGCCGAGATCGTTGCCGACCCGGCGGCGCTGGAGCGCGCCAAAGCGTTCATCGTCAAGGGACTGGAGTCCGGTGCGCTGAGCCCGGTGATCGCGCGGACCTTCCCGCTGGAGCAGATCCAGGACGCCCATCGCTTCCTCGAAGCCAACCAGCAAGTGGGCAAGATCGTCGTCACGGTCTGA
- the gcvA gene encoding transcriptional regulator GcvA, translating to MTTPAYLNALRAFDAAARHQSFSAAAAELNVTPAAVGQQVRNLESWLGIALFARASSGSARLVLTDAARAALPDIREGFERLTVGLARLKDAGMHAGLTITVSPAFAAKWLLPRIERFQQAYPDLDVLLDTNARSVDFQAERIDVGVRYGGGKWPGLTAVRLMDEVMFPVCSPDFAQLMGGTLSAAALEGSTLIHDLSMANEPDYPTWRMWLDASGYPQIKANHGLRINNSAAVLQAAMEGQGLALARSVMVRDDLAAGRLIRPFADKGLDCPLTQAYYVVYRPECGELPKVRAFRDWVLGEAGALASEA from the coding sequence ATGACCACACCGGCCTACCTGAATGCACTGCGCGCCTTCGATGCGGCGGCGCGGCACCAGAGCTTTTCCGCTGCGGCGGCGGAGCTGAACGTCACCCCGGCCGCGGTCGGCCAGCAGGTACGCAATCTCGAGTCGTGGTTGGGCATTGCCTTGTTCGCCCGGGCGAGCAGCGGCAGTGCGCGACTGGTGCTGACCGATGCGGCACGCGCGGCGCTGCCGGATATTCGCGAAGGCTTCGAACGGTTGACGGTGGGGCTAGCGCGGCTGAAGGACGCCGGTATGCACGCCGGGCTGACCATCACCGTCAGCCCGGCTTTTGCCGCCAAGTGGCTGTTGCCGCGCATCGAGCGCTTCCAGCAGGCCTATCCGGACCTGGATGTGCTGCTGGACACCAATGCGCGTTCGGTGGACTTCCAGGCCGAGCGAATCGATGTCGGCGTGCGCTATGGCGGCGGAAAATGGCCCGGTCTGACGGCGGTGCGGCTGATGGACGAGGTGATGTTCCCGGTGTGCTCGCCGGACTTCGCACAGCTCATGGGCGGAACGCTCTCTGCCGCGGCGCTGGAGGGCAGCACGCTGATCCATGACCTGTCGATGGCCAACGAGCCGGATTACCCGACCTGGCGCATGTGGCTGGATGCGTCGGGCTACCCGCAGATCAAGGCGAACCACGGGCTGCGCATCAACAACTCGGCGGCGGTGCTGCAGGCGGCGATGGAAGGGCAGGGACTGGCGCTGGCACGCAGCGTGATGGTGCGCGACGACCTGGCGGCGGGCCGGCTGATCCGCCCCTTCGCCGACAAGGGCCTGGATTGCCCGTTGACCCAGGCTTACTACGTGGTCTATCGCCCGGAGTGCGGCGAGCTGCCCAAGGTGCGGGCATTCCGCGACTGGGTGCTCGGCGAGGCCGGGGCGTTGGCGTCAGAAGCCTAG
- a CDS encoding VOC family protein yields the protein MPLTLLLRCHDLELTREHYRDTLGFTVTDSAEGTLTVQLEDCRLLFTAQNLWGREASCSGTIYLQLADVARYFAAVKDRAQIAWPLQGMPYGSQEFGVRDCNGYHLAFAQHAKA from the coding sequence ATGCCGCTGACCCTGTTGCTGCGCTGCCACGACCTCGAGCTTACCCGCGAGCATTACCGCGACACGCTCGGCTTCACCGTGACCGACTCCGCCGAGGGCACGCTCACCGTGCAACTGGAGGACTGCCGACTGCTGTTCACCGCCCAGAACCTGTGGGGCCGCGAGGCAAGTTGCTCGGGCACGATCTACCTGCAACTCGCCGACGTCGCACGCTACTTCGCCGCCGTGAAGGACCGGGCGCAGATCGCCTGGCCGCTGCAGGGCATGCCCTACGGCTCGCAGGAATTCGGCGTGCGCGACTGCAACGGCTACCACCTGGCCTTCGCCCAGCACGCCAAAGCCTGA
- a CDS encoding flavin monoamine oxidase family protein: MSSRKIAIVGGGLAGLYAAYRLQRLGIDWELFEARPRLGGRILSTPAGGIDLGPTWFWPDCQPRLQDLASELGLETFAQYEDGDALIERWGTQVQRRPGYTSGNLSLRIEGGTGRLVQALAERLPAQRLFLHSELQQIVLENSGARLSLACSGPVREGFRAVWLAIPPRLAARLHFTPALPADVVKRLVEVPTWMASHAKYVARYARPFWRESGLSGDAFSGTGPLAEVHDAGHAGGAALFGFLGPSAAQRRALDGPALMAACRAQLVRLFGEAAAHPIDESLQDWAQEPLTATEDDQIAPRWHGLQDLTGLLDRHSQHRLRLIGSEAGGEQAGYMEGALLAVERAVQALPSDERLRP; this comes from the coding sequence ATGTCCTCACGCAAGATCGCCATTGTCGGTGGCGGGCTGGCCGGCCTGTACGCGGCCTATCGCCTGCAACGGCTGGGTATCGACTGGGAGCTGTTCGAGGCGCGCCCGCGCCTTGGCGGGCGCATCCTGTCAACGCCGGCTGGCGGCATCGACCTTGGCCCGACCTGGTTCTGGCCGGATTGCCAGCCACGCCTGCAAGATCTCGCAAGCGAGCTGGGTCTGGAAACGTTTGCGCAATATGAAGACGGCGATGCGCTGATCGAGCGCTGGGGTACCCAGGTGCAACGCCGACCGGGCTACACCTCCGGGAACCTCTCGCTGCGCATCGAAGGCGGCACCGGCCGCCTGGTTCAGGCGTTGGCCGAGCGCTTGCCCGCGCAACGGCTTTTCCTGCACAGCGAACTGCAACAGATCGTGCTCGAGAACAGCGGCGCGCGCCTGAGCCTTGCCTGCTCCGGCCCCGTGCGGGAAGGTTTCCGCGCCGTCTGGCTCGCCATTCCGCCGCGCCTGGCGGCCCGCCTGCATTTTACCCCGGCGTTGCCGGCCGACGTGGTGAAGAGGCTCGTCGAAGTACCGACCTGGATGGCCTCCCACGCCAAGTACGTGGCCCGCTATGCGCGGCCGTTCTGGCGTGAGTCGGGGCTCTCCGGCGACGCCTTCAGCGGCACCGGCCCGCTCGCGGAGGTACATGACGCCGGCCACGCGGGTGGCGCCGCGCTGTTCGGCTTCCTTGGACCGAGCGCCGCACAGCGCCGGGCGCTGGATGGCCCGGCGCTCATGGCGGCCTGCCGTGCGCAGCTGGTCCGGCTGTTCGGCGAAGCGGCTGCGCACCCCATCGACGAAAGCCTGCAGGACTGGGCGCAGGAGCCACTGACTGCCACCGAGGACGACCAGATTGCGCCACGCTGGCACGGTCTGCAGGACCTGACCGGCCTGCTGGACAGGCATTCACAGCATCGCCTGCGCCTGATCGGCAGCGAAGCCGGTGGCGAGCAGGCCGGCTACATGGAAGGCGCGCTGCTGGCTGTCGAGCGCGCCGTCCAGGCACTGCCGTCGGATGAACGCCTCAGACCGTGA
- a CDS encoding LysR family transcriptional regulator has product MDRLEQMATFVRAVELGSFSAVAEELQMSSQLVGKQVKMLEQHLGLSLLNRTTRRQSLTDFGRAFYQRAKLILADMEAAESLAAVTRGTPSGRLRINAPVTFGMRVLSPRLLEYMVRYPQVAVDLTLSNDLVDLVNDGYDVVFRIGELADSRLKAVPLAPYRLVLCAAPAYLARRPAILAPEDLSQHECLGFAFSDGRSSWTFDGPDGRIEVPITSRLTINQGDPLLAAAVAGLGVVLQPQELVGDALRSGTLVQLLPQYSVPTSPMHILYAPDRRLTPKLRSFLDFAIAAFGRSA; this is encoded by the coding sequence ATGGACCGTCTCGAACAGATGGCCACCTTCGTCAGGGCAGTGGAGCTGGGCTCCTTCAGCGCGGTGGCCGAAGAACTGCAGATGTCGTCGCAACTGGTGGGCAAGCAGGTGAAGATGCTCGAGCAGCACCTGGGCCTGTCCCTGCTCAACCGAACCACGCGGCGGCAGAGCCTCACCGACTTCGGCCGGGCCTTCTACCAGCGTGCCAAACTGATCCTGGCGGACATGGAGGCGGCGGAAAGCCTCGCCGCCGTCACCCGTGGCACGCCCAGCGGGCGGCTGCGAATCAACGCGCCAGTGACCTTCGGCATGCGCGTCCTGTCGCCACGCCTGCTCGAGTACATGGTGCGCTACCCGCAAGTGGCGGTGGACCTGACGCTCTCCAACGACCTGGTGGACCTGGTCAACGACGGCTACGACGTGGTCTTCCGCATCGGCGAGCTGGCCGACAGCCGCCTCAAGGCCGTGCCGCTGGCGCCCTACCGGCTCGTGCTGTGCGCCGCACCAGCGTACCTCGCGCGGCGCCCGGCGATCCTCGCGCCCGAGGACCTGAGCCAGCACGAATGCCTGGGCTTCGCCTTTTCCGATGGCCGCTCCAGCTGGACCTTCGATGGGCCGGACGGGCGCATCGAGGTGCCGATTACAAGCCGTTTGACGATCAATCAGGGTGACCCGCTGCTGGCAGCGGCGGTGGCCGGGCTGGGCGTGGTGCTGCAACCCCAGGAGCTGGTCGGTGACGCGTTGCGCAGCGGCACGCTGGTGCAGCTGCTGCCGCAATACAGCGTGCCGACCTCGCCGATGCACATCCTCTACGCCCCGGACCGGCGCCTCACACCCAAGCTGCGCAGCTTCCTCGACTTCGCCATCGCCGCTTTCGGTCGTAGCGCATGA